One genomic region from Terriglobales bacterium encodes:
- a CDS encoding nucleoside deaminase yields the protein MKNSFMSRAIELAVENVNARRGGPFAALVVKEGELIAEGTNLVTSAMDPTAHAEITAIRNACRKLNTFHLTGCEIYTSCEPCPMCLGGVYWSRVDRLYYAGTREDAAAAGFDDAFIYAQIQLPVELRSIPMIGMMRQESLAAFQSWRNLAAKVPY from the coding sequence ATGAAAAATTCATTTATGTCGCGGGCTATCGAGCTCGCCGTCGAAAATGTCAATGCGCGCCGCGGTGGGCCTTTTGCGGCACTAGTGGTCAAAGAAGGCGAGCTTATTGCCGAGGGCACAAACCTGGTGACCTCGGCGATGGACCCCACGGCGCACGCCGAGATCACGGCGATCCGAAATGCCTGCCGCAAACTGAACACCTTTCATTTGACGGGTTGCGAAATCTACACCAGCTGTGAGCCCTGCCCCATGTGCCTGGGTGGCGTGTACTGGTCGCGCGTTGACCGGCTGTATTACGCCGGGACGCGGGAAGATGCCGCCGCCGCCGGTTTCGATGATGCTTTCATTTATGCGCAGATCCAATTGCCGGTAGAACTGCGGTCCATCCCAATGATCGGAATGATGCGGCAGGAATCGCTGGCGGCTTTTCAAAGCTGGCGGAATCTGGCGGCCAAAGTTCCTTATTGA